From the genome of Fusarium fujikuroi IMI 58289 draft genome, chromosome FFUJ_chr06:
AGGAAGCTGGCATTGCAGTATGGGAGCTCTATAAAAGCGAGGCTACGACTGAGCTTCACGAGCGGGCTGTTAATCTCATCGATACCTACATGGTACCCGCATGGCTAGAGCTTGCAACTTCCAAAGATGTTGACCCAACAAGGGCTCAAGGCTTCTTTGACAAGATTGAAGCAGCCTATATTGAGTTTGAGGCACTTGATTCGCATGATATCGAGCCTACGGTTGCTTTTGCGCAATACTTCAGGTATCGCGGTGACACCGACAAGGCAAAACAGATACTGCGACCGCGTGTGACAGAAGCGCTGGAGATGCTCTCAGATGACCGCACTGACAATGATCTCTACTCATTATACAACCTAGGGCACATATTAGCGGTAATGCGAGACCTTCCGAATCACATAGCCTGCATGGACCTGATGCGCCTAGCCCTGCGTATCGCTAGGGAAGAGTATATCAAGGCAGTGGCGAATTATGAAGCAGAGGACATCCAAATGGAAATCGCCATGGCAAAAGGCGAGACGTTTATTCGAAGCTATCTCTCCTTGCCTGACGAGCCTGAGACAGCGATTTTCTGGTGTGATGGATGTCGAGCCGAGATCAGCTTTGCGAGCGAGATTTGGACGTGTCTGAGCGAGAGTGGAAGTATACAGCTAGATGATAAGTGCTACAGGAAGCTTATGGAGGGGAGACTGGGGCCTGTGTGTAGTAAAGATCATGAGCACTATTGGGTGCCGAAACGGAACatggaggagattgatgCGGTACCAGTCGGCTCAGTTAAGCTAGGAGATGAGATCATATCCTTTGAGGCGTGGAAGGATAAAATACGAGACCAGTATGTTGGTGTGGCAACCTAGGAATTTGGGAGCAACAGCCCCGATCCCAGAGCCCCCTCCAGCAATCATAACATGTAGACCTAAGATAcgagttattaataaagttgTTGTCTTGAGTCTATTCGGCTGGAAGGTGATACTACGTTAGGAGGCTAATTACTTGCAGCTGCTGTCAACATCTATAAAGAAGATATCACAAAGGGAGGCAATAAAGGAAGCATAACAAGGCGCGTCTACTGCTTAGTGAGGCTAAGAGTAaaggcttcttctgcttaAGATAGCCGGTAAATATTGCTTCAGCCAGATTCTCGCGTATCTATAAAGTTCCGTTATCTGTGCTATCCGCTGGAGACGCAAATAGAAAGTCACCTATCCGCAAACTTTGTTTACAGCCCGCCTATAGGGGTTTGGTTTATGTAGCACTAGGTTCGACTCAGAGGAGATCAATAATATTCATATTCCATCCCTTGCTCTCTATTGTACAGCAAGAGGCTGGTGCAAGGCTAGAGAATGTGTCTTGATAAGACTCTTTCAGTCTTAACATCGCGACCCCTTTTCGCACAAAGACTCCCCTTCCAGTCCTTGCCGGCTCCAGCATGAGACAGTAGAAGAGGTAATTGAATTCATCGAGGGTTTCGCGTCTCTCAACAACTGGCAAGATGAAAAAATGCGTGGTTCCCGAAGGAGAGTCGTCAAAATAGAGGCCATCCGCGCAGAGGCTAATTCTCTCAATGAGAATGTGCTCGTGCCCCTCTTCGAAGTCACTTATCCAACAGCCAGTTCCCTTATCAACCACTGCTGTATACAGTGCCCCGCGTAAACGCAGCTGTCTATATTGCAGCTTTCCGTTGCTAAGACATGAGGTCTtgatggtgacgatgtcGATAAGGCTGATACCATCTACAGGGATCCTGCAGCAGACTGGCACTTTCATCGCGGCCCAGCTCCAAGACGGGGCTAACCATTCATGGGGCCGACGATGGGAGAACGGGGCTTTGAAAGCATCAGGATGGCCCCAATTAACATGCCAGCACAGGGATGCAGGCATTTGAGACTTCCAGTGGCCAGCGTGGCAGTCGTCGTTAATCGCATCCTTCAGTCTGTTGATGAGTCCATGAACTGCAATCAACTTGTCTCCTTCCTTTGTGAGGCGGCACTTTGAGTACTGCTCAACGAGTTGCCCCCATGCAACGTAAACCTTTTGATACCAGTCCGTGGAACCTGTGCCTGTGGCCTCCGAAAGCACAATATTCTTTAGGTACGTGATGTCGACTTCGGTTCGCAATAGAAGCGTTGACGTCTGCCGAATGAGATTTCCTGGAAGACTTGAAAGTCCTTCCCATGACTTTTCTTCGAGGCATTCCCAGTATATCCTTTCCTGGGTAAAATGAAGGATGCGCGGCGAGAGCAGCCGCTCCTGCATCACCCAGGCTCTCTCATTAAGCGGACTTGCCATAGCCGACCCCCATAGGCGTTGATCTACCAGATAATATTTCTCAGGTTGGATGCCCTTATTGTCATTGGCAGGTCCTAGAGTTACTGGAATGGCCTGTCTAATCTGGCTCTTGGGGTTGCTGGTATCACGGTAGAAGAAGAGACCACCGTTACTGTCCCTTGAACTCGAAGCAGCAATGTTGACATACGCATTCCGGTAGATGCTTCCCATGTTAGATGACTCAGTTTCCCAGTCCTGAGGCGAGTCCTGCAAAATGCAAAGACTGTCGATCCACAAGTACTGCAAACCAATAAAGCGCACGACTTCGACGGCGTGCTTGAAGGTAGTCGGCAGCGTTGCAGTGTTTATCCCATTGTTAAGTGTTGGCATAGTGTCCTTAGTAAGCTGAACGAACTTGAGATCACCCCAGCAATGACTAAGGGTGGCGTAGGGTCCGATTGATATGTCCTTTGTGTTGATGACTCTCACAGAAGACGTGGGGGTAGTACCCACGTCTATCAATCGACTAGGAAGTGTCGTGCTCCCAAGTCGCGAAGCTCGACATATCTCGTGTTTGTTTTGGCAAGACTCTAGGTTCTCtcttataaaagctttacCAGTCTCAGATAATGTGCCTCGACTTCCCGGCCCAATAGGAATGATGAGGTTGGATAGATCTTTACACGTTAGTATAGATGCAGTGAAATCAAGGGTTAGGTGCCTACCTCTTTCCGGGTAGAGAATAAAGGTGTGGAAATTGCGGCTACCAGCCCAGAAAAGAATTGTGCCTCCGTCGCGACCAATCTCTGCCGTAAAGGTCACCGGCGACGTACAATCGAGGGTTTGTGGCCAACTAAGCTCCTTGCAGATAGCACaggatgttcttcttgaacaCTCCAGGAGAGATTTGGTGGAGTCATGGTGTCGGTACTCTGCCCCGTCGCTCATTTGGCTATCAGAGATTTTTATCCAGTTTCCACAGAGCAAAGCATCGCATTCCTGACAGAATTCAGGTGATACAGCAGAGGTAGTACTTTCTGCCATATTCAAAGTAGGCAATCGGCGCAACGTAAGGAATCTTTCAGATGTATGCAGAGATGGGAAGTAGTGCTCATAATGATAAACACAGCTCCAGAATAGCTACCTACAGGGCTCAAAAGCTAAAACTAGGCGGCCGGAGTGTAGGGCAGCAACGTGACTATCGCATTCGCCCCTTCATTCTGTCATCAGTCTCTATTATGCCAAGATACAGATTAAGAAAATGCAAAAGCTTAaataagataattaaaaCGTAATTTCAACTTAAATTGAAGAACGTCTAGTGTCAGCCTGCGCGAGTGCCTTGCAAGGTTGACTGTGGGCGGCGATTGTCCGATGAGGTGATGGGGCGGAGGGAGGCTGAGTCATGGAAGCTGAATCAAACCTTGCACTGTGTTGTGGCCGATTTTCTCGTCGACCATAACATGCCGCTCTTCACGTTGAAATGATCGATTACAGGTTGGTCGCCTGATGACAGGGCCcaataagtaattaaattgGAGGTGAGATGTTCGATGCTGTGCGCTGAGCCTTATTGTTCTACATCAACGACAGAATAGCTTACGGGCTTCTG
Proteins encoded in this window:
- a CDS encoding related to tol protein — protein: MAESTTSAVSPEFCQECDALLCGNWIKISDSQMSDGAEYRHHDSTKSLLECSRRTSCAICKELSWPQTLDCTSPVTFTAEIGRDGGTILFWAGSRNFHTFILYPERDLSNLIIPIGPGSRGTLSETGKAFIRENLESCQNKHEICRASRLGSTTLPSRLIDVGTTPTSSVRVINTKDISIGPYATLSHCWGDLKFVQLTKDTMPTLNNGINTATLPTTFKHAVEVVRFIGLQYLWIDSLCILQDSPQDWETESSNMGSIYRNAYVNIAASSSRDSNGGLFFYRDTSNPKSQIRQAIPVTLGPANDNKGIQPEKYYLVDQRLWGSAMASPLNERAWVMQERLLSPRILHFTQERIYWECLEEKSWEGLSSLPGNLIRQTSTLLLRTEVDITYLKNIVLSEATGTGSTDWYQKVYVAWGQLVEQYSKCRLTKEGDKLIAVHGLINRLKDAINDDCHAGHWKSQMPASLCWHVNWGHPDAFKAPFSHRRPHEWLAPSWSWAAMKVPVCCRIPVDGISLIDIVTIKTSCLSNGKLQYRQLRLRGALYTAVVDKGTGCWISDFEEGHEHILIERISLCADGLYFDDSPSGTTHFFILPVVERRETLDEFNYLFYCLMLEPARTGRGVFVRKGVAMLRLKESYQDTFSSLAPASCCTIESKGWNMNIIDLL